GCTCACGCATCATTATATCTGTTTTCTACCAATTAGAATTATCTTTTATCTTGTCCATGGAACCAAAAATCTACTGATGTACAATCCTTGTACAAATTTGTTTACATATCTTTCATTCTTATTATAATTTAAAATAGTGTTCATAGCAAGCATAGCAAACAAAGCATAGATCAGTGAAGAATATTAATTAGCTAAACTGAACTATACTGaacagagaaatacaataaaactctGTCTTTGgcaatatatgatctgaatttcccacttaggatcctttttttctgctatttGAAATATCTTCATGCAAGTCATGAAGAATATCCTTTATTTGTGCTGCATGTCTCTTTTTACTACAGCTGAAAAACTATTTGTCCCTCTCTTCCCATGAAGCCAAAATGATTTAGATAAACTGAAACCATTCTATCTTCACACAAACTCTAACACATAACTGATGTGTGCCCATTCTAGACTTGTGTTCATatcaggaggtccatattcagccactatttggctaagcaagttagccagataaacatatctggctaacttggttgggatattcagtggcacagcagctAAATATACTCAACTATCTAATAGTtaacaggtctaacttatctggctaactgaatatcagcactaattcgactaagttatccggataagtagctccAACCTGGAATGCCCCATCCCACCTCTCACTTAGCCtgctaactatttagccagatagttATTCAGTTTAGTAGCAGCTGCCAAACATGGCCAAATATTGAAACAGCGCACTTAGCCGAATAAggcccaacttatccagctaagtggtgctgaacaTGGACCTGTAGGAGACTGGAGAGCAAATTCCAGATTAAACTGCAATAGCTAATCCTGCCCAAAGAAGTTGTGTGTGAAAACAATGTTAGTGATTTTATTGTTGCAGAATACACGTGTGCTATTTGACATACATGCATTCAATTCTAgacagtgattcccaaacctgtcctgaaggacccccagccagtcagattttcggGATattcacaacgaatatgcatgagataactctacatgcactgcctccatagcatgcacattttctctcatgcatattcgttgtggatatcccgaaaatctgactgactggggtccctccaggacaggtttgggaacctctgctctagaaACTTGATTTTTAGCAACATCATGCTCAGCTGGCCCCTTATTAATGCTTGTTTTCAtttctgctgtcacaggtgcaAACGGACAGTTTCAATGGAGACTGGGTGCCAGAACGTCCAGCTCTGCTTTGCTATCCTCAAAGTGGCATTTGCACCTGAAATCATAGGTGCCCTCTATTTGTTCCCCCTTCTCTACTTATTGTTTCAAGCAGGGGAAGGATTCCTACTTGTACTGGTCTTCATTTGCTATGAAAGGAAGAAGGGACTGCAAGGTAAGCACAgtaaaacagagggatcaagttaGGGGAAGAGTATCAGAAATAATAGCTAAGATGCACTTCAAATAAATTGCACTTTGTCACATGACAGAGGCAAGGTCAAGGGACTGGACCACAGATAGGCAGGGCAAAGCCTGGTCAGTGCTATTTAGGAAAATAGCGCTGACTCTGCTTGGGGCTAAGGGGTGCCCCGAGGGCTGGGTCTAAAAAAGAACTGTGCTGAAATCTATCGAGCTGTTTGGTCCTCACTCTTTGCTTGCCCAGTAAGGGAAGCCTTCTTAGCTACTTTTGCTCTCTTGCATTATTGTAAGACAGGAAACACGAGTTATATTTGATTTATGTTCCTTTCATTAAAACTGTTGATGAAGTGAGCCTATTTTGTTCTGTGTCTTAATCAGACCCTGACAATGGgattgttttaaacaaattccCCGGggtgatattttcctgcaattcgCCCCTGggcaaggggacactccatgaacctATCTGGTAGCAAATTTATAACTAATTcaggaaagtatttttttcactgaaaGCACAATTGTCATGATAGGCTGGACTGGGCTTGGGGTACAGCACCCAAGGAGTGGCACAGGATGGCAGGTCAAGGCATAGGCCAGTCTTCCGCCTAGCCAGTCCCatcccctgcagattgagcccttgggatctgggggccagtagggcttggctGCAGTGGCAGCACATCATAGTGAGTACAGATACAGATTGGACCTTGAACTGGAACGGCATGCAGGTAAGGACTAGAGCTTTGTACTGGAACAGAGTACAGGTATAATGCAGGACAGGCACAGGACAAGGACTCGGGCTGGAGCTGGACAGAGACAGAAACACAGGGCAAAGGCAGGACTGGACATGGACAGGACCCATAGAATAAGGAACACTGAACACAGAGGCCCAAAGGCACACTAAGCAAG
This genomic interval from Rhinatrema bivittatum chromosome 4, aRhiBiv1.1, whole genome shotgun sequence contains the following:
- the LOC115090093 gene encoding sodium/bile acid cotransporter-like, with the protein product MLSWPLINACFHFCCHRCKRTVSMETGCQNVQLCFAILKVAFAPEIIGALYLFPLLYLLFQAGEGFLLVLVFICYERKKGLQVMKKMIYASVNDMKEELKLQTSLSMDGSAEEP